The Castanea sativa cultivar Marrone di Chiusa Pesio chromosome 11, ASM4071231v1 genome contains a region encoding:
- the LOC142614493 gene encoding gibberellin 2-beta-dioxygenase 1-like, producing MVVLSKPAIEQYSSIRNCIPSTTFYPGIPIIDLSKPDSKNLIVKACEEFGFFKVINHGVPPEFITNLESEAIKFFSLPLSEKEKAGPPTPMGYGNKRIGPNGDIGWVEYLLLTTNPDSCSHKFLSVLGVNPEMFRSALNDYILAVKKMTCEVLELMADGLKIPTSNVFSKLLKDEKSDSVFRLNHYPPCPDFQTLKDSNMVGFGEHTDPQIISVLRSNNASGLQISLRNGSWISVPPDQNSFFFLVGDSLQVMTNGRFQSVRHRVLTNSLKSRVSMIFFGGPPLSEKIAPLPALMKGETSLYKEFTWLEYKTSAYNTKLADNRLGHFERIAAS from the exons atgGTAGTCCTGTCCAAACCAGCAATTGAACAGTACTCTTCTATTAGAAACTGCATACCCTCCACCACATTTTATCCTGGAATTCCCATAATAGACCTCTCAAAACCTGACTCCAAGAACCTCATAGTCAAGGCCTGTGAAGAGTTTGGATTCTTCAAGGTCATCAATCATGGAGTCCCACCTGAGTTTATTACCAACTTGGAATCTGAAGCTATTAAATTCTTCTCCTTACCACtctcagaaaaagaaaaggcaggGCCTCCTACTCCAATGGGGTATGGTAACAAAAGAATTGGACCCAACGGTGATATTGGTTGGGTCGAATACCTTCTTTTAACAACCAATCCAGACTCATGCTCTCACAAATTTCTCTCAGTTCTTGGAGTAAACCCTGAAATGTTCCG TTCTGCTTTGAATGACTATATATTAGCTGTGAAGAAGATGACCTGTGAGGTTcttgaattaatggctgatggATTGAAGATTCCAACAAGTAATGTGTTCAGTAAGCTTTTGAAGGATGAAAAGAGTGACTCTGTTTTCAGGCTCAATCACTACCCTCCATGCCCAGACTTTCAGACTTTGAAAGATAGCAATATGGTTGGATTTGGAGAGCACACTGACCCACAAATCATTTCTGTGCTGAGGTCCAACAACGCATCTGGCCTCCAAATTTCTCTAAGAAATGGGAGTTGGATTTCAGTCCCACCTGATCAGAACTCATTCTTCTTTCTTGTGGGTGATTCTTTACAG GTTATGACCAATGGAAGGTTCCAAAGTGTGAGGCACAGGGTTCTGACAAACAGCTTGAAATCAAGAGTTtcaatgatattttttggtGGACCACCTTTGAGTGAGAAAATAGCTCCATTACCTGCACTTATGAAAGGAGAAACAAGCTTGTACAAAGAGTTCACATGGCTTGAGTATAAAACATCAGCTTATAATACAAAATTGGCTGATAATAGGCTTGGGCACTTTGAGAGAATTGCAGCCTCGTAA